GAAAACATGGAAGAGAGATCAGACAAATTGTTACAGAACTCTAACCAAATCCAAGATTCATTAACATCAATTGATTTTCGAACCCAACAAATGGCACAGACTTCTAAGGATGTTGAAGTCCAAATTGATGCTGTATTAGAACATTCAAAGGCTATCTTTACGCAGTCAAAGGGAATACTAGATTCTCAATCAGAGCTGCGTGAAGGACAAacagaaatgaaggaaaaaatagaGGTAGGAATGGCATTGCTTCATGAATCTTACCAGACCTTGGGACAGGACATAGAGCATCTAAGACATGAAGCTGTTGCAATAGAGAAAGAGATTAACGAAGTTGGAGAATCGATGTCATCAAAGATGAAAAGTCTTCAAAACACAGCAGACGATATAGGCAGCATTGCAGGGACATCTTTAGATAAACAAAAAGAACTTCTTGATGGACAATCAACAGCACTCGAGGGTCTTAATTCCCTCACCAACTTTCAATCACAGGCACTGGAAGAAAGCAGGTAGAACAGATACCAAAACCCAAGTTTTAAAATTGTCCATGTCAATTAGAATTTTCCATTCTCATCTTAATtagtttactttttattttgaatagGGCTGCTTTGCAAAAGCTGGCTGAATTCAGTCGCAAGCAACAAGAAGagctccaacaacaacaacaacagctgCAACAAGCCCATGATCAACTTGTCGAAAATTCAAAATCTATTTTGGCAGCTCAGGTCTGTAGTTTATAAACCATTTTCCTCTGTAGATTGTATTGGTTACTTTTAGTTGTAAATCTGAAGGAATGCTCATTGTGGAATTCATATTCATATACAGGAAGCCTTCGAATCAAAGCAGGCAAGAATTTTTGTTGCTCTTGATAAGCTTTTCACCTTGCAAAATGCCATGTTAATGGAGTCGCGTTCCATTAAAACATTCTTCTTTTATGCCTTAACCATCTTTGTCGTGCACATGCTAACAAGTACAAAGCACACATATTGTGTGAGGGCAAGGCTTTATCTAGGTTTGCTTCTCTGAACTCTCTCTGTTTCTCATTACATTCATTTAACTTGTATTGTTATATTTAATCTCTTTCTGTATGTTCTTACAGGACTATCTGCTACATTCTTGATTGAGCTTGCAATAATGCGGTTTTTCGATTATGATCTCAATCAGCAAACTGGCATAGCATCTAAAGTACATTGGGCTAGATGGTCTTTTTCAATCATTTCTTTTATTCAGATTCTATATTCTATATTCACTTACAGGTAAATCTGTTATTTCTATATGCTGTGCAAATATGTTCTTGTTTACCTTCACTTCTTAAATACACATGAACTAAGAATTGATTGAATCTATATTTTAAGGGGATGCCTTTTGAATTTGCAGGGACTATGAAGTTCTAAACCATCATATGCTATTGAGCCTAAGTGAGAAGATTATTGCAATGGAAAGAAATAAGCCATTGTCCCTGGGAATGGAGATCGACACCGACACTGAGAGTGATGTTAACCTGTGTTCATGGATTGTTGAAGAATTACCAGAAGATGTAGATAATTGCATGGACCCTGATTATATGCTACCAGAAGAAGTTGGAGAGAATTCACTTTCAACCACTACAATTGCAAGAAGATATAATCTCCGCCCTCGTCTTCGTCGATGAAACTTCAGTTACAATCACTTTAATCACAAGAAGTTATGATTGAATTGTATCTAACAAATTATAGTAACATTCATTTTTAACAATATACATGAAGGGAACCAGAAAATTTACATTCTATGGCTTTGTATACCAAACAGATCAGATGTCATATGCTTAATTTAAGTCTTGTCAAGCTGTGTTATATGACCCAGAAAAAAATCCCAGTGTAGACTCTGGGGCATAAGAGATGTGTCTTGGACCAGCCTTGGCTTACATCAAGTGGAAAACTGAATTAGGGGTCTGGAAAGATGAGATTTCTAGATAGGTTGGCCCTAGAATGATGATGATCAGATAGCATGATTTCTCTTTGTCAAGCTCGTGTACTACACTAATGCATTATAAAAGCAATTTTGGAAGAATCAAGATGTACAATAATTTCGTGCTTAGCTGGCCTGTCAAGTTTTCTTCTATCACTTCCTCATTACATTGAAGTAGATTTTGGCGGTGAATGTAATGTATGTAGGATGTTATCGCTTGACCGATCTATATAGTACGTCAGGTAGACAGAcgataccttattatagtctatcGTTATAAGcatgtggctgatttgtagtgatACGTTAGGTTGATAGGTGgtacttattataattagtcataaccaatcaatttttttccatGGATCCTCACGCTCATCCTTACTTGGAATTTTCTTGTAGGCAACCCTATCAACTTGGGGTAAGGTTTTGAATGTTGTTGCAAGATCGACAAGGAACACTTCCAAGTTCTAGTGATGGCCTTTAAAGTTTATACCCCTACATACCCTGTGGCCTTCCAAACAGATTCTCCAAGCCCAAGAGGGCCTAATATGCATCGTGCTCCCTTCAAAATtgcattgattttgatttaaaaaaaaaaaaaaaaaaaagggtcttgGAGTTCCTTTAGTATCTGAGGCTTTTGCATTTTGCAAAATCTTTAATCATGAAAATTGGATTTACTTTAATaatttcaacaattttttttaatcttccattcaaaattttcaagatttattattttgttttcttctgttCCAAAATTCTTTTAGTACAGTCAAGTGATTCTTTGCTTCCCCCTTAAAAAGCTGGTCATCAGGATTTGTGTAGATGTATAGAAAGATATGCAACCCACCTCAAATTGGAATCGATAGAAACCAATCtatttaagggtgttaatcggttcggttttggtgtaTATGGTGCAGTTCAATTTCGTTAACACTTTTTGAAACCGCAAcagtttagtaaacggttttgatttcaaggtttttaaatggtgtacgtcggtttcacggttttaatcGGTTTTGATCGTAATTTATTCATACGGTTTCCAAATGGTTAGTAATCGgcttgctagtttattcgcatgcttactaaaatttgcttttgttgataaatgctcCAATCATGTATGAAATTACAtaaggcattgaacaagcaaggatttaacttCATAACTACATGatatgagtaaattattgaatagactgttagacaacctctatggtccttcATTCTTccataaattaaaccattatgttttgttaaaacaactaaaTGTTTAATCATTATATAggttaatcggatcgattttgaCAGTTTAAATGGTTGGATTATCACAGtgtcaattcgatttgaaaccaacaATTTAAACGATTAaaaccaacccgacccaacccatttAGCTAGTCGTTCTTAaacttaaaatcaaaaccaaaccatttactatacgattttgtgattttaatcggtatcgatttcaaattcacattcttAAATCTCTCAggtgtttttaaaaaaaaagaaaaaaaatcaaactggCACATTAATTGCAGTAAGAGAGTGGAATATGATTCATTGAACCCAATCATTGGCATGGATCGATAGATGGATGGACACGACCCTTTGTATCCTTCAATCATTAAATCAGATTCTtaccaagaaaataaatttatttattagatCTTAATTGCAGTAAGATTGAACCCAAACCgttcttttctttcattactCTTTGCACGTACCCTTTCATCTTTGATAATAGTCTCATAGAAAGACTGAGAGAACAGAGGCCTACTTCGACTGTTCCACATCAAGACAAATAGTGAAGCCGCCAGCCGCTCTcaccccttcccttcccttcccttcccttccgaCAGTTCAGGCTTGCAACACCGGCGACGGAGGAGGTAAAcactctgtttctctctctctggttccGTCTTCTCAACCTTTCTATATTGATATGGCATATTGGATCAGGTTTTGGATTGGGGTAGTTTGACCTCGAACCGAATCAAACTATTCATAGTCCCAGTGGGTAGGCCAttccaacaacaataataaacatGACCTTATgtctttatcccaactaaattgggtcagttacatggatccaatatagaaaaaaaaaaagtaacaaaataaaaaaaaataagtgaaaagggACGAAGAGAAGTAGATAAGGTAGAAATCAAAGATGCATCACAGGGACATCCCTTACACGAGATCTACTATCTCgatccttgtcctccacaaaactctatccacgGTCATACTAGAATCGAGCCCCACCATAtacatgtcttttctcaccgtttcattaatagtcattttaggcccaCCCCTACCTCTTTTGGCTCTCTCCAAATGAATATGCTCACTCTTTCTTACTAGGGCATCTATAGGTTTCTGTtgcacatggccataccacctcaactggTTCTCGCGGAGTTTGTCCTGGATTGGTGCTACCCCCAACACTCTGCTCCATTGAAAACACTAAAAAGCAACAATAGGTAATTGACCGTTGCTATTCTGGGAAAACATTTTCCTTGGCTGTCCATGTAGATTTTGCCGGGTGGAAGGGTATTTTAGCTTCCAAAATATATGGCCAAATTCAATCATAGACCCCCCTTAATTTTacattttctaattttatattttcttccatttttctaaAACTTAAATTTCTCAATGAGTCTctaaaagggaaagcaatagaGGATCAGGGATTACCTTGATAGAGCTTTCCACATAGCGTAATGGATTGGGTTGCGTCATGCGTTGATCTGCACAaacaatgatgaacaaacaattATGACGATCTTATTAGGCAAAGTTccacctccaaatccaaggattgcaatgaAACTCCTCGGGGACATACACTctcaacagagagagagagagagagagagagagagagaaggtccaAAACCCTACTTTGTAATAGCcaaacctcttatttatagagatttgaCCAATTAGCTAAGATTCCTAATCCTAGTGGGCTTATGATTACCCCAAATGGATGACCCACGATCAAACTGAGTCAAAACCCTCTTTCAACCTAGTTCAATTAACAGAATCTATCTTGAAATCTTGGGCATTTTACTGAATTGTGTAACTTGTTCTGTTGCAGGTTTGGCTTTTTGGTAACATAATATATAGTTACAAGGAGACTGAGAAAGAGTATTAGGATTTGAGAGGCCAATGGGACACTTTTGTATTCTCACTTTGTTCCTCCTACTCTCTTATACACAACAAAGCCAGTCATGGGGATTGTTCTCTTTTTCTACAACATCAAAAACTTATCATCAGAATGAAAATCCTTTGGGCAGTACAATGACCTCTAATGGGTTTGTAGCTGAATTCTCCATGGGAACTGCGGACAATCAGAAGGCAATGGAGTTATTAGAAAACGCGAAGAGAAAAATTGACACTTCTAATTCATGTTGGCAAAGAGCTTACAAGAATCTATTTACAACTTGCTCAGATGTTTTGGCTGATAGGGAGAAACAATCTAGACTTGCTTGGCATCTTAGTGATTGCTTCCAAGAGGACACTGGAAGAACACCTTTCCCTACTTGTAACACTAATGCTCCCATGGTGAACTGCCTCAAGAATTTGGATGAGCAAGCACATAAAGTTTACCTTGAATTCTTCCTTCAGACCAACTTAATTTGCCATCAGTTACAGTTATGTATCTTCTTGTTGGTACTATTGTTTGGGCTAGCTTGCTTCCCATGTTAGCTTATCTTTCTATTCAATTTATAagttttgatttgttttgttgCAGGAGTGATGCATTCAAGCAACAAACAGAGAGATTGGTAAATGATTTAAAGATATCTGCTGAACTTGTTGAGGATAAACTAGAAAACATGGAAGAGAGATCAGACAGACTGTTACAAAACTCCAACCAAATACAAGATTCATTAACCTCAATTGATCTTCGAACCCAACAAATGGCAGAGACTTCTAAGGACGTTGAAGTCCAAATTGATGTTGTATTAGAACATTCAAAGGCTATTTTTAAACAATCAAAGGGAATCCTAGACTCTCAATCAGAGCTGCGTGAAGGACAAacagaaatgaaggaaaaattaGAGTTAGAAATGGCATTGCTTCATGAATCTTACCAGACCTTGGGACAGGACATAGAGCATCTAAGAAATGAAGCTGTtgcaatagagagagagataaaccaAGTCGGAGAATCAATGTCATCAAAGATGAAAAGTCTTCAAAACACAGCTGATGATATAGGCAGCATTGCAGGGACATCTCTAGATATACAAAAAGAACTTCTTGATGGACAATCAACAGCACTCGAGGGTCTTAATTCCCTCACTAACTTTCAATCACAGGCATTGGAAGAAAGCAGGTTGAACAGATACCACAACCCAAGTTTTAAATTGTTCATGGCAATGGgcattttccattttcatttcctttattTTGAACAGGGCTGCTTTGCACAAGCTGGCTGAATTCAGTCGCAAGCAACAAAAAGagctccaacaacaacaacaacagctgCAACAAACCCATGATCAACTTGTCGAAAATTCAAAATCTATTTTGGCAGCTCAGGTCTGTAGTCATAACCCATCTTGCTCTGTAGATTTTATTAGTCACTTTTGGTTGTAAACTGAAGTTGTAGTTGTGGAGGAATTCATCTTCATATACAGGAAGCCTTTGAATCAAAGCAGGCAAGCATTTTTGTTGCTGTTGATAAGCTCTTCAACTTGCACAATGCCATGTTACTCGAGTCACGTTCTATTAAAACTTTCTTCTTTTATGCCTCAACCATCTTTGTCCTGTACATGCTAACAAGTACAAAGCATACATATTGTGTAAGGGCAAGGGTTTATCTAGGTTTGCTTCTTTGAACTCTCTCTGTTTCACATTATATTCATTTAACTTGAATTGTTATATTTAGGCTCTTTCTGTATTTTCTGACAGGACTATGTGCTACATTCTTGATTGAGTTAGCGATAATCCGATTTTTGGATTATGATATCAATCAGCAAACTGAGATAGCATCTAAAGTATATTGGTCTAGATCATCTTTTTTATTCGTTGCTGCTATTCAGATTCTACATTCTATATTCACTTACAGGTGAATTTGTTATTTGTATATAGTGTACTTAATGCATATGAAGTAAGCATTGATTGAATCTATATTTGATGGTGATGGCTTTTGAATTTGTAGGGACTATGAAGTGCTAAACTATCAGATGCTAATGACCCTTAATGAGAAGATTATTGCAATGGAAAGAAATAAGCAATTGTCCCTGGGCATGGATTTCGATACCGACACTGAGAGTAATGTTAACTTGTCCTCATGGATTGTTAAAGAATTACCAGAAGATGTAGATAATTGCTTGGACCCTGATTATATGCTACCAGTAGAAGAAGTTGGGGAGAATTCTTTTTCAACCACTTCAATTACAAGAAGATATAATCTTCGTTCTCATCTTCATCAATGAAACTTCAGTTACAAACACTTCAATTACAAGAAGTTATGATCTCCTCCCTCAGATTCATTGATGAAACTTCTCTCATTGTTCTAAACCAGAAGGTGGACTTGTTCTGCTTCTTCTGTGCTTCATTATGAGATGTCTTATGGAGCTGCAAATCAAATTGTACATGGAAAGAATTGTCATGGGGACAATCTATTATTCTAGGTTCTAGAATGAGGATCTATGGATCTATTCTTCTAGGTTCTACTATGAGGATCTATAAACTGTTCAACCTTGGGGTGTTGATTCTAAACATACACATATGATCATCTATTCTTCTAGGTACCTTTCTTGTGCAATCATCCATCCTCTATCTCATAGTTTTGCTTGTCAAGTAGAAATCACAATTCCAAAAgcttaatttctaatttttttttttttttttttttgctaacgacgggtatccaggcctttggcctgattaGTCTAGggggcccatattgaccccacagcCACATAGattgggtcataccggggttgaataagaactattcaacttttatgaaagcagtgaagagcattaaacacccccgtatgagtggccccaaggagataAGTGGACTTGAACTTAGAACCATACACTTCCAAATCATTTAGTTCACATAAGTTAGTTCACGTAAGTTATTCATCTTGTTAGGCCACATACTTAAATATTAATCTCTAAAGAGAGAATCACAATACAAGAAGAGAATAGGAAATGGCCACTATTAGGGGAGGGGTATAGATAGATGGGGAATGGCCATTTCAGTGACGATGAAGGGGATGAGAAATAATTTCATATATGTATTTGGATCGAGTTTTCCTGGAGTCACGGTGAAGGGGAATCCCTTGATTGCGACTTTTGGACGGATGGGAGAGGGTATCATGCAAATAAGGGAGGGTATTATCAACTTCGTCTAATGGAGGTGTGTTTTAAGACCTAGGATGGTGGCTGAACCCTACACTATAGATCTCAATTCGAGGAATCAGAAttggaatcaaatcaaattagtTGAATCGACTGACTCGGGTAATTTTGGGTCACATAGAGATTTGCTGTTATAGAGATGATAATTTCTGGGGCACTTCCGTGGCTCTACACACAGATACATGGGCGGGCTGACGGGGCAAGGGCATCTATTTACATGCTGCCTCATGTCCCTACTTTCTATCATCCTACTCTTTATTCTATCAAGGGTGTTAATTTGTAATTGAAACCgaaaaccaaattcaaaatcaagCCTTAATTGAACCGAATTGAATCAAATTAATTTGAGTATAGTTCAGAGTATAAAAACCGATGGGTTTATTATCACATATTCACAAGCTAAGACAATTTTAGATTGAACATTGGCCATAAgccccataacttgagcccattatggccttcgGTCCATCTATGATCAAAGAGTTGAATTGTTAACATAACCTAATTAAAATCGAGTAAAAAAACGAATTAAAATCGTATTGTAAAACTGAATTGGAAACAAAGCTGAgtcaaaccaaattaaatcgGCTTGAGTATCCAAATACAGAATAGAGTTGGTTTCCAGTTCAGTTTGGGTTCACCTCATCATTTCTCTGAactgaaccaaaatcaaaccaagaaaCTGAAACCAAGTCGATTGACACCCTTCTATTCTATCAAGTAGTTTCTTTTTGATACTTAACCCTATTTGATGATTTTCTTTAAGAGTTAAGTTGCTTTCATGGgtttcaaaaaacaaattttttttttgcatgttttcAAATAAGTATTAGGCATGATTGTCAAAGTTGTAGTCCAAACAAATGTTGTCAAAACCGAAGGAGTTTCTCAGTTTGCAAAGACCTACACCTTAAATTAAGACGTCATGAATTCAACTCTTTTCGGGGCccaatcattaaaaaaaaaaaaaatcatctaatAGAAAATATACATTCGAAATTGCACTTAATGGTCAATACATATTTTATAAAATTGTTAATTGACAAATGAAAATACATGGAAAAATAAATCTAATAAACGGTGGGTTACACAATTGATATGGTCAATAACATTTGATAAATGATCGgttttgaggatttttttttttctcttttcttttcttttttagggcAATTAGTTTAGCTAAAACtaaattttttgttcttctatgCTTGACAATCTAATTAACCATCCAAAAAACCTATATTAAGTTCTATATGGTATTTCGATCAGACCTATTTATTTCATTGTAAATTTTTCCTATAGATGATATCTTACATGGAAATTCGACtccatgtaaaattttcttattttttaatgtattttttatttttatttttatttcttatgtcAAAATAAACATCtatttatttcctatttattgaaacccaaaaaaaaaaaaaaaaaataataataataataattccttcaacaataaaaaagatttaaagAATTAGTGTTCCTATTTGGTGCTTAAACAACTTAATTTTCGCTCTTACTGTTTTTCTCATGGGAGATGTTTTACCAAACAACAAGCCAACTAATTTTGGTAAAATATCAAATCACTTATTGAAATAGAATCAACAACCAAAGTGGGGATAATTTAACTTCAATTGATATGCCTCTTTAGCTGAAAAACTATGCTTAaccaagtaggggtgtcaatcccagGCCCGCATTGGTTCAATCGACGGGCCCGACGACTTAAAGACCAGCCTGGCATGCATTGATTAGTAAGTGTTGGGCCTAGGCCCGgtccatttataaataggtagtacacagtGCAAGGGGTAATCCCGACGAGTGCCCGACGGCCTAACCTGTTTACAAGCCCGACTCAGCTCGACATGTTTACGTTTAGCTagtagggtatatattgatatttttatcaattattgaatgtaattaagtataatatattttctaaattgtcgatgatttaataaaatatattaaaatatcttaaatttaagacaattaaagaccatttaaggttttattggtaCATTGCCCAATTTAAGGCCCAATTATAAcccgattaggagaagcccgattaaagcccagaACATTGCTCCCAACATGAGACCGATTCAATCCTTAAACAGGTAGATCACGATCAAAGAGTATAGGCCCAGCCAAGACCAGCCCATcctgaccaattgacacccctatatttAGGTCTAAATGATTAAAATCCATAGATTTCTTTTCTAGGGTTCTTTAGTCACTGGATATATTTAGGGCAATGAATTGATAAACAACTTGCTATAGTAATTTTACTTGCGCTCCTCATGCATCATATATTTGCCCCCTCTCATACTATTTTTATTCATTGAATGTTGTTGAATAAATTTCATCTCTTAATGCCTCTTTGCCTATTTTACtcatttaaacaattaaaagtATCTTTGAATAAATTAAATTCTAAATGAAAATTAGATACATCTTCTTATTAATTATCAAATACTTGGATATTATggcttacatttttttttaaaatgaattatAAAAGGTGTTGTCATTTTCTATGgattttttaatgagaaaaacaaagaaaattaacTAAAAGCAGTTAGCAATACATCCACATTAATAGGGCACCTAGACTCTAAGTTCAGTGCCTTATATGACATATTATATGCTAAATATACCAGCTGGTAATCCTGCGTAGTAATATACCAGTGTTTTCTACTATATACATTAATGTAACAGATATTTTCTCAAGCAAAACATAATACAACTTTCTGAAGAATATTTTATCACTTTACACTAAAAATAAATGGAGCTTATGGGAAATGTTTGCCCTTTATATTTCGATAG
This Macadamia integrifolia cultivar HAES 741 chromosome 10, SCU_Mint_v3, whole genome shotgun sequence DNA region includes the following protein-coding sequences:
- the LOC122092132 gene encoding protein GAMETE EXPRESSED 1-like; amino-acid sequence: MGHFCYLSLFLLLSFTQQSQSWGLFSSSTTSKTYHQNENPLGSTMTSNGFVAEFSMGAVDNRKAIELVENAKRKLDNSNSCWQKAYRNLFTTCSDVLADREKQSRLAWHLSDCFQEDTGRPPFPTCKTNAPIVNCLKKLDEQAHKVYLEFFLQTNLICHQLQSDAFKQQTERLVNDLKRSAELVEDKLENMEERSDKLLQNSNQIQDSLTSIDFRTQQMAQTSKDVEVQIDAVLEHSKAIFTQSKGILDSQSELREGQTEMKEKIEVGMALLHESYQTLGQDIEHLRHEAVAIEKEINEVGESMSSKMKSLQNTADDIGSIAGTSLDKQKELLDGQSTALEGLNSLTNFQSQALEESRAALQKLAEFSRKQQEELQQQQQQLQQAHDQLVENSKSILAAQEAFESKQARIFVALDKLFTLQNAMLMESRSIKTFFFYALTIFVVHMLTSTKHTYCVRARLYLGLSATFLIELAIMRFFDYDLNQQTGIASKVHWARWSFSIISFIQILYSIFTYRDYEVLNHHMLLSLSEKIIAMERNKPLSLGMEIDTDTESDVNLCSWIVEELPEDVDNCMDPDYMLPEEVGENSLSTTTIARRYNLRPRLRR
- the LOC122091566 gene encoding protein GAMETE EXPRESSED 1-like, yielding MTSNGFVAEFSMGTADNQKAMELLENAKRKIDTSNSCWQRAYKNLFTTCSDVLADREKQSRLAWHLSDCFQEDTGRTPFPTCNTNAPMVNCLKNLDEQAHKVYLEFFLQTNLICHQLQSDAFKQQTERLVNDLKISAELVEDKLENMEERSDRLLQNSNQIQDSLTSIDLRTQQMAETSKDVEVQIDVVLEHSKAIFKQSKGILDSQSELREGQTEMKEKLELEMALLHESYQTLGQDIEHLRNEAVAIEREINQVGESMSSKMKSLQNTADDIGSIAGTSLDIQKELLDGQSTALEGLNSLTNFQSQALEESRAALHKLAEFSRKQQKELQQQQQQLQQTHDQLVENSKSILAAQEAFESKQASIFVAVDKLFNLHNAMLLESRSIKTFFFYASTIFVLYMLTSTKHTYCVRARVYLGLCATFLIELAIIRFLDYDINQQTEIASKVYWSRSSFLFVAAIQILHSIFTYRDYEVLNYQMLMTLNEKIIAMERNKQLSLGMDFDTDTESNVNLSSWIVKELPEDVDNCLDPDYMLPVEEVGENSFSTTSITRRYNLRSHLHQ